In Aquincola tertiaricarbonis, the genomic stretch GGTCGGGCCGCGCCGAGACCGAGCGCTCGCAGGCCTGGATCGACCGCCAGATGGTCAAGGTGGACGCTTCGCTGAAGGCCATGGCCAAGGGCCTGGGCGACAAGCCCTGGTGCTGCGGCGGCACCCACCTGACGCTGGCCGACATCGCGGTGGGCTGCGCGCTGGCCTACATCGACTTCCGCTTCGGCCACATCGACTGGCGCAGCCAGCACCCCAACCTGGGCAAGCTGCTGGACAAGCTGGCGGCCCGCGCCAGCTTCGCGGATACCGCGCCGCCGGCGGCCTAGGCCGTCTGCGCCGCCTGGCCCGCCTGGGCGGCAGGCGTGGGCGGCATCGGCGGGTTCGCCGCCCGCTCCAGTGCCGGGCCTTCGCCGGTTACCGGCTCGAAGCTGTCGGCCCGCGCCAGCTTCCAGTACAGGCTGTACACCGCATGCGGCCAGTCCTCGCGGCCTTCGGCGGCGGCCAGCAGCTGGCCCGGCCGCAGGAAGTGCAGCTGGTTGATCAGCAGCCGCACCTCATGGTCCGACACCCGGTGCACGATGTGCGCCGCGGTGATGTGGTTGGGGTGCTTCAGGCCGGCGGCCTGCACCAGCTCCTTCAGCGCTTCCAGCGTGTTGTGGTGGAAGCGGTACACCCGCTCGGTCTTGTCGGGCACCACCAGCGCCTTTTGCCGCACCGGGTCCTGCGTGGTCACCCCGGTGGGGCACAGGCCGGTGTGGCAGGTCTGGGCCTGCACGCAGCCCAGCGCGAACATGAAGCCGCGCGCCGAATTGCACCAGTCGGCGCCCAGCGCCATCATCCGCGCGATGTCGAAGGCGCTGATCACCTTGCCGGCGCAGCCCAGCTTGATGTGCTCGCGCAGGTTCAGCCCCACCAGCGTGTTGTGCACCAGCAGCAGGCCTTCCTGCAGCGGCGCGCCCACGTGGTCGGTGAACTCCAGCGGCGCGGCGCCGGTGCCGCCCTCTGCCCCGTCCACCACGATGAAGTCGGGCGTGATGCCGGTGGCCAGCATCGCCTTGCAGATGGCGAACCACTCCCACGGGTGGCCGATGCACAGCTTGAAGCCGGTGGGCTTGCCGCCCGACAGCGTGCGCAGCCGGTCGATGAAGCGCAGCATCTCCACCGGCGTGTTGAAGGCGCCATGGCGCGCCGGGCTGATGCACGACACCCCCACCGGCACGCCGCGCGCCGCGGCGATCTCCACCGTCACCTTGGGGCCGGGCAGCACGCCGCCGTGGCCGGGCTTGGCGCCCTGGCTGAGCTTGAGCTCGATCATCTTGACCTGCGGGTCGGTGGCGTTGGCGATGAAGCGCTCTTCGTTGAACGAACCATCGTCGTTACGGCAGCCGAAGTAGCCCGAGCCGATCTCCCAGATCAGGTCGCCGCCGTGCTCGCGGTGGTAGCGGCTGATGGAGCCTTCGCCGGTGTCGTGCGCGAAGTTGCCACGCCTGGCGCCGCCGTTGAGCGCCAGCACCGCATTGGCCGACAGCGCGCCGAAGCTCATCGCCGAGATGTTGAACACGCTGGCGCTGTAGGGCTGGGCGCGGCCGGCGCCGATGGTCACGCGAAAGTCGTGGCTGTCGATCTGCGTGGGCGCGATCGAGTGGTTGATCCACTCGTAGCCCACCTGCTTGACGTCCATCTGCGTGCCGAAGGGCCGGTTGTCGGGCTCACCCTTGGCGCGCTGGTACACCAGCGAGCGCTGCTGGCGCGAGAAGGGTGCGGCCTCGTTGTCGCTCTCGATGAAGTACTGGCGGATCTCGGGCCGGATGAATTCGAGCAAGAAGCGCAGGTGCCCGATCACCGGGTAGTTGCGCAGGATGGAGTGCTGCGGCTGCCGCAGGTCGTGCAGGCCGATCAGCACGCCGGCCCAGCCCAGCAGCGCCACCCAGCCGCCGCTGCCGGCCGCCACCCAGGCCAGGCTGCCGAGCAGTGCGGCGACGGCGCAGGTGAAGAGGGCGGTGTAGCGCACCGGGGCATGGCGGTTGACCGCGGAAATCCAGGCTGGGGCCATCGTTCACTCGTTCGGGGGCTGAAGGCGGGCCGATGGTAGGCGCTGCCGCGCCGCCGCGTGGGCGCGAAAAGCACCGGCTTTGCACCACAGGCGGCCGGAGGCAGTGCCGGTTATCGTGCGCCAGTTGTGGAACAGGAGTGCAAGTGCTGAAGATCCTGGGCAAGTCGCCCTCCATCAACGTGCGCAAGGTGCTGTGGACCTGCGCCGAGATCGGCCTGCCGTATGAGCAGGAGCAATGGGGTGCCGGCTTCCAGGCCACCGACGATCCGGCGTTCAGGTCGCTCAATCCCAACGCGCTGGTGCCGGTGATCGTCGACGGCGAGGTGGTGCTCTGGGAGTCCAACACCATCTGCCGCTACCTGGCGCGCCGCCAGGGCCGCAGCGACCTGCTGCCCACCGACGCCTTAGCCCGCGCCAAGGTGGAGCAGTGGATGGACTGGCAGCTGGGCGACCTGAACAACGCCTGGCGCTACGCCTTCATGGCGCTGGTGCGGCACAGCCCGGCGCACACCGATGCCGCCGCCATCGAGGCCAGCGTGGCCCAATGGAACGCGATGATGGGCGTGCTGGAGCGGCAGCTCGACCGCACCGGTGCCCATGTGCTGGGCGAGGGCTTCACGCTGGCCGACGTGGTGCTGGGCCTGGCCGTGCACCGTTGGTATGCCACGCCGATGGCGCGGCCCGAGCTGCCGGCGCTGGCCGCCTACTACCAGCGGCTGAGCGAACGGCCGGCCTTCCGGCTGCATGGCCGCAACGGCCAGCCGTGATGCAGGCGCCCAACCAAGCCCCACCCGCCGGCCTGCCGGTGTGGCTGTCGTTCCTGATGGCGGCGGCCTGCGGCCTCATCGTGGCCAACCTGTACTACGCGCAGCCGCTGCTGGGGCCCATTGCCGACAGCCTGGGCCTGTCGCGCGCGGCAGCGGGCCTGATCGTCACCGCCACCCAGTGCGCCTACGGCGCGGGGCTGCTGCTCATCGTGCCGCTGTCCGACCGGGTCGAGAACCGGGGCCTGATCGTGGCCTCCCTGGTGGTCACCGCCGCGGCGCTGGCCGTGGCTGCCGTCGCGCCTTCGGCATCGCTGTTCCTGGTGGCCTGCGTGGTGGTGGGCCTGGGCGCTGTGGCGGCCCAGGTCATCGTGCCCTTCGCGGCGCACCTGTCGCCCGAGGCGCAGCGGGGCCGTGTGGTGGGCAACGTGATGAGCGGGCTGCTGCTGGGCATCATGCTGGCGCGGCCGGCGGCCAGCCTGGTGGCCGACCACTTCGGCTGGCATGCCATCTTCGGGCTGTCGGCGGTGGCCACGCTGGCCATGGCGCTGGCCTTGTGGCGGCTGCTGCCGCGCCGCCAGCCGGCCGCGCAGGCCAGCTACGGCGACCTGCTGCGCTCGATGGGCCGGCTGTGGCTGGACACGCCGGTGCTGCGGCTGCGCGGCTTCTACCATGCATGCGGTTTCGCGGCCTTCAGCCTGTTCTGGACGGTGGTGCCGCTGCACCTGGCGGCCGCGCCCATCGGCTTCAGCCAGACGCAGATCGCCTGGTTCGCGCTGGCCGGCGTGGCCGGTGCCATTGCCGCGCCGGTGACCGGCCGGCTGGCCGACCGCGGCTGGGCCCGCAGCGCCACGCCCATCGCGATGCTGCTGATGGCGGCGGCGTTCTTGACCGGCCTCGTGCACACCGCCGCGGCCGGCACGCAGGTCGCGGTGCTGCTGTTGGCCGCCATCGTGCTGGACATGGGCGTGGCCGCCAGCCTGCTGCTGGGCCAGCGGGCCATCTTCGCGCTGGGCGCGCAGGTGCGTGGCCGGCTCAACGGCCTCTTCATCGCGATGTTCTTCGTCGGCGGCGCGCTGGGATCCAGCCTGGGCGCCTGGATGTACAGCGTGGGCGGCTGGCCGGGCGCCTGCCTGCTGGGCCTGGCGATGCCGGTGCTGTCGCTGGTGGTGTGGCTGGTGCACACCTCGCGCACCGCCCCTCAACCCGCTTAGACCGATTCAGCGCACGTCCTGCGGCGCGGCCAGCGTGTCGAGGATCGGGCAGTCGGGTCGGTCGTCGCCGTGGCAGCAGTGCACCAGGTGTTCCAGCGTGGCCTTCATCGCCAGCAGCTCGCGGGCCTTGGTCTCCAGCGCGTCGATGTGGGCCTGCGCCAGTGCCTTGACCTGCCGGCTGGGCCGGGCGCGGTCGCGCCACAGGCCCACCAGCTCGCCGATCTGCGCCAGCGGAAAGCCGAGGTCACGCGCGTGGCGGATGAAGCGCAGTGTGTGCACGTCGGCCCCGGTGTAGCGCCGGTAGCCGGCCTCGGTACGCGGCGGCGCCGGCAGCAGGCCGATGTGCTCGTAGTGGCGGATCATCTTGGCGCTGACGCCGCTGGCCTGGGCGGCCTGGCCGATGTTCATGACGTCGCTCATGGCGCACGCTCCTCGTTCAGGCGCCGGCACGCCAGCGGCGCAGCAGCAGCGCATTGCTCACCACGCTCACGCTGCTGAAGGCCATCGCGGCGCCGGCGATCACCGGGTTGAGCCAGCCCAGTGCGGCCAGCGGAATGCCCACCACGTTGTACGCGAAGGCCCAGAACAGGTTCTGCCGGATCTTGGCGTAGGTGCGGCGCGAGACGTCGATCGCATCGGCCACCCGCGCCGGGTCGCCGCGCATCAGCGTGATGCCGGCGGTCTCCATCGCCACGTCGGTGCCGGTGGCCATCGCGATGCCCACGTCGGCCGCGGCCAGGGCCGGCGCATCGTTGATGCCGTCACCCACCATGGCCACCACCCGGCCGGCCTGGCGCAGCGCCTGCACGGCGGCGGCCTTGTCGGCCGGCAGCACCTCGGCCCGCACCTCGTCGATGCCCAGCTGCGCCGCCACCGCCTGGGCGCTGCCGGCGTTGTCGCCGGTCAGCATCACGGTGCGGATGCCCATGGCGCGCAGCCGCTGCACCGCGGCCGCCGCGCCGGGCTTGAGGTCGTCGCCGAAGGCCAGCACGCCCAGCACGCGGGCGGGGTGCTCAGCCGTTGCCGGCGCCAGCAGCCAGGAGACGGTGCGGCCATCGGCCTGCCACTGCGCGGCCTCGGCCGCCAGCGGGCCGGCGGCAGCGCCCGATTCGGCCAGCAGCCGGCTGCTGCCCAGCTGCAGCAGGCGGCCCTGCACCACGGCCTGCAGGCCGCGGCCCGGCAGCGCCTGGGTGTCGGTCGCGGCGGGCGCGTTCAGGCCTTGCGCCTGGGCCCGCTGCAGCACCGCCCGCGCCAGCGGGTGCTCGCTGTGCTGTTGCAGCGCGGCCGTCAGGCGCAGCAGTTCGGCCTCGTACAGGTCCGCGGCCGGGCAGAGCGCCACCAGGGCGGGTTGGCCTTCGGTCAGCGTGCCGGTCTTGTCGAAGGCCACGGTGTCCACCGCATGCGCCACCTCCAGCGCCTGGGCGTCCTTGATCAGGATGCCGTGGCGCGCCGCCACGCCGGTGCCCGCCATGATGGCAGTGGGCGTGGCCAGCCCCAGTGCGCAAGGGCAGGCGATCACCAGCACGGCCACGGCATTGATCAGCGCCGCCTCCCAGCCGCTGCCGGCCAGCAGCCAGCCGCCGAAGGTCAGCAGCGCCAGACCCAGCACCACCGGCACGAAGACGGCGCTCACCCGGTCGACGGTGCGCTGGATCGGCGCCTTGGCCGCCTGCGCCGATTCCACCAGCCGGATGATGCGGGCCAGCGTGGTCTCGGCGCCCACCGCGGTGGTGCGCAGCAGCAGCGCGCCTTCGCCGTTGATGGCACCGCCGGTCACCGGCCCGCCTTCGCCGCGGGCCACGGGCCGGCTTTCGCCGGTGAGCAGCGATTCGTCCAGGTGGCTGCGGCCTTCCACGATCACGCCATCCACCGGCACGCGCTCGCCCGGGCGCAGCACCACCAGGTCGCCCACCCGCACCTGGCGCACCGGCAGCTCGGCTTCCACGCCGTGGCGGCGCACGCGGGCGGTGGCCGGGCGCAGCGCATGCAGCGCGCGGATGGCCTCGGTCGTCTGCCGCTTGGCGCGCTGCTCCAGCCACTTGCCCAGCAGCACCAGGGTGATGACGGTGGCCGAGGCCTCGAAGTACAGGTGCAGCAGGGCGCCATGGCCGCCGTGCGCCACCCCGGCCACCAGCAGCAGGTAGACCGAGAGGCCGTAGGCCGCCGAGGTGCCCAGCGCCACCAGCAGGTCCATGTTCCCGCTGCCTGCCAGCGCCGCCTTGAAGCCGGCGCGGTAGAAGCGCGCGCCCAGCACGAACTGCACCGGCGTGGCCAGCGCCAGCTGCCACAGCCCCGGCAGCATCACGTCCGCGCCCAGCGGCGACAGCAGCATGGGCAGCAGCAGCGGCAGGGTGAGCAGGGCGCCCAGGGCCACCGGCCACCAGGCGGGCAGGCCGCCGGCAGGCGCCGGGGTGGCGGGCGCGTCGTCGTCGTCCTCGTGCACTGGGGTGGCTTGGTAGCCGGCCTTCTCGACGGCCGCCACCGCCGCCGCCTGCAGCGCCTGGGCTGCCACGTCGGTGCCCCCTTGAACCGTTGCCCGCTCGGTGGCGATGTTGACCGACGCCTCGGCCACGCCGGGCACCTTCTTCAAGGCCTTTTCCACCCGCATCACGCAGGTGGCGCAGGTCATGCCGCCGATTTGCAGCTCAAGCGGTTGCGGGGCGGTCAGGACCGAGGCTGCGGGTGTGGCCGCGCCGGACGGTGGGCGGGCGGTGACGGGGGACGACATCGTGGGAGGGCCTGTGAACCCGGAGCACGACCGGGTCTGCGTGAAGTCTCAGGCTTGACATCATGGCAAGGTCAAGCGGCACCCCACCGCGCCCAGGGCCTTGACCTTGCCACGATGGCAGGCTCCACACTGGGTGCATCGCTTGCAACCCCTCCAAGGATCACCGATGACCCTCACCTTCGAAGTCAACGACATGAGCTGCGGCCACTGCGTGCGCGCCATCACCCAGGCCGTGCAAGAGGCCGACCCCGGCGCCCAGGTGCAGATCGACCTGCCCAGTCACCGCGTGCAGGTGCAGCCCGCCAAGGCGGATGCGGGGGTGCTGAAGGCGGCGATCGAGGAGGCGGGGTATACAGCGGTGGAGCAAGGCGCGGTCTGATTTCAGAGTGCTTGAAGCATCCGCTGTGCCTCGCTCTTGGCGGCGGATGCCTCCGGCGCTTGCGCAATCTTCTGCAGCTCGGTCTTGGCAGCCGCCTTGTCGCCGCTTTGTACATAGAGTTTGGCCAGTTCAAGCCGCAGCGCTGAATCCGTTTCGCGAAGGGACACGGCTTGCTTCATGACCTCCAGCGCCCGAGGCATCTGGTTCTCAGCAGCAAGCGCCTTAGCGAGGGTGTCCAGCACGGTCGGCTGCCGCGGCTGCAGCTGATTGGCCTTTTCCGCAAAGGCGACGCTTCCGGGTTGCTTGGTCTGCACCATCGCCCAGGCGATGTTATTCAATGCACCTGCATGTTGCGGCCGGAGGCTGAGCACGCGCTGATAGTGCTCGATGGCCAGTTTCCAGTTGTGTTCGCCCAATGCCACATCACCCAGATGGAAGACAAATCCAGTGTCACTCGGGTGATCCCGAGTCCAATCGTCTGCAACTTTTTGGGCTTCGGCGTTCATGCCTTTGGATTTGAGAAGCGCATGGAGTTTGATGGCCGAGACGTTGCCTCCCTGCTTGGGAAGACCCTTTCGCAGGGCTGTGATGGCAGCTGCGTCATTGCGACGAGCAGCCTCGAGTTCGGCTTCGACAATCCAGCCCACCGCTTCGAGGGGTCTAGCTGCTTGCAGCGCTTTGGCTTGCTCGACGGCATCGCTGACGCGTTTTTCGGCTGTGTAGATCCTGATCAGTCCCTGATGCGCCGCTACCGCGTCCGGCCTGATCACCAAAGCACGCTGCAGCGATTGAACCGCTTCTGCCCGCCGGTCGTTCGCCAGCTGCAACTCCGCCAGTCGCAGCATGCCCAGGGGTGACGTTGGATCCAGCGTGCTGACCTTGGAAAACGAAGCTTCCGCCTGATTGGCGTTACCCGTCGCAGCTTGCAATCGACCCAGCGCTTCGACCGCGCGGGCATCGGACGGAAAGGCGGTCACGGCATCCTGGGCTGCAGCCAGTGCCTTGTCCAAAGCCTTGCCCGAAACCAACAAGTCGATCAACCGCATGCGCGGTTCAAGGTCCTGGGGGTGCTGCCGGATGAGCGCTGTCGCAGTCTCAACAAGCGTCTCTTGGCTGGCCTGGCTACGCGTCTCAAGTTCAAGCAGCGCTAGTTGGGCAGGTAGATGGTTTGGCCGTACCTTCAACGAGTCCTGAAATCGCTTCTTCGCTTGCTCAGGCTGGGCATCCTGGATGTCAAGCTTCGCGAGCTGAGCGGTCGCTGGGAAGTAGGCAGGGTCCTTCTCAAGAGCTCGGCCAAAACTGGACCGTGCATCTTGCGCTTGCCCCATCAGGAGCTGCACGCCCCCGCGAAGGAACGACGCGCTTGGCGAGTCCGGCTGCTTCTTTTGCAGCGCGTCTATGGCTGTGAGCGCGTCTATGTAACGGCCCATCCGGGTAAGCGTGCTGACAAGCGCAAGATCTGCCACCGTGGAGGAGTCGGTTGCGGCGATTTCCTTCAGCGCTGCGACGCCACCGTCCTGGTCTCCTCTGCCGATGCGTGCTGATGCCAATGCCGTACGGGTGACTGCGTTGCCCGGATCGAGTGCCACCGCTTGGCGGTACATGCTTTCGGCCGTTGCGGGGTCGCCAGATTGCAGGTGAGCCTCCGCAGCAATCGACAGGGAAACAGCATCCACGCCCTTCTCGGCTAGCACGGGCTGCAGTGTCGAAAGAGCCTTGGCCGGCTGACCCCCGCGCACGTACGTGCGAGCCAGGAGTTGGCGGGCAATCAACTGTGTTGGCGCGTTGATCAAGGTGCGTTGCAACAGAGACTCGGCCTGTACCAGTGAGCCGGCCTGGTAGGCCTGCGCTCCTGCTAGCAAGAGCACGCCTGGATGGTCTGGCCAGATCTTTTGCAGCGGCTGCAGGAGCTCCTTCGACTTGGCAATGTCGCCCTTTTGTAGCGCGAGCTGAGCCTCAAGCAGCCGGCCTTGCGGTGACGCAGGGAACTGCTTCTTCAGCGTTTGGATTTGCGTTGCCGCTTCGTCGAGCTTGCCCTGTGCGAGCAGGATCACGGCCGGTCCCACCGCTGCTGGCAGCAGCTTCGGGTCTAGTTGATGCGCCTTCTGATGCGCGGCCAGCGCCCCTGCGGTGTCAGAGCGCACGCGCATTAGCAACTCGGCTCTCAGCTGCCAAGCAGTTGCACTGGCAGGCGACTTGGCCAGGACGTCGTCAAGAATTCTGAAGGCCTCATCCGG encodes the following:
- the prsT gene encoding XrtA/PEP-CTERM system TPR-repeat protein PrsT, which codes for MPGHLSDPEDLNGTVVGSVNSLIVSVGVLAACLSACSPPSPEQHVAAAEKYLSEGQTSSAIIELKNALAAAPQSVQARFLLGKALLDNGAPDSAALELKKAIELPQAPPHVWPTYARALLEAGKSKQLTDELAGKKLSDPAVNADLQTQIAGAWAARGDLDQANQAIAEALRSVPAYSDAMTLRARIVAQQGRPDEAFRILDDVLAKSPASATAWQLRAELLMRVRSDTAGALAAHQKAHQLDPKLLPAAVGPAVILLAQGKLDEAATQIQTLKKQFPASPQGRLLEAQLALQKGDIAKSKELLQPLQKIWPDHPGVLLLAGAQAYQAGSLVQAESLLQRTLINAPTQLIARQLLARTYVRGGQPAKALSTLQPVLAEKGVDAVSLSIAAEAHLQSGDPATAESMYRQAVALDPGNAVTRTALASARIGRGDQDGGVAALKEIAATDSSTVADLALVSTLTRMGRYIDALTAIDALQKKQPDSPSASFLRGGVQLLMGQAQDARSSFGRALEKDPAYFPATAQLAKLDIQDAQPEQAKKRFQDSLKVRPNHLPAQLALLELETRSQASQETLVETATALIRQHPQDLEPRMRLIDLLVSGKALDKALAAAQDAVTAFPSDARAVEALGRLQAATGNANQAEASFSKVSTLDPTSPLGMLRLAELQLANDRRAEAVQSLQRALVIRPDAVAAHQGLIRIYTAEKRVSDAVEQAKALQAARPLEAVGWIVEAELEAARRNDAAAITALRKGLPKQGGNVSAIKLHALLKSKGMNAEAQKVADDWTRDHPSDTGFVFHLGDVALGEHNWKLAIEHYQRVLSLRPQHAGALNNIAWAMVQTKQPGSVAFAEKANQLQPRQPTVLDTLAKALAAENQMPRALEVMKQAVSLRETDSALRLELAKLYVQSGDKAAAKTELQKIAQAPEASAAKSEAQRMLQAL
- the cueR gene encoding Cu(I)-responsive transcriptional regulator, with protein sequence MNIGQAAQASGVSAKMIRHYEHIGLLPAPPRTEAGYRRYTGADVHTLRFIRHARDLGFPLAQIGELVGLWRDRARPSRQVKALAQAHIDALETKARELLAMKATLEHLVHCCHGDDRPDCPILDTLAAPQDVR
- a CDS encoding glutathione S-transferase family protein is translated as MLKILGKSPSINVRKVLWTCAEIGLPYEQEQWGAGFQATDDPAFRSLNPNALVPVIVDGEVVLWESNTICRYLARRQGRSDLLPTDALARAKVEQWMDWQLGDLNNAWRYAFMALVRHSPAHTDAAAIEASVAQWNAMMGVLERQLDRTGAHVLGEGFTLADVVLGLAVHRWYATPMARPELPALAAYYQRLSERPAFRLHGRNGQP
- a CDS encoding heavy metal translocating P-type ATPase, producing MSSPVTARPPSGAATPAASVLTAPQPLELQIGGMTCATCVMRVEKALKKVPGVAEASVNIATERATVQGGTDVAAQALQAAAVAAVEKAGYQATPVHEDDDDAPATPAPAGGLPAWWPVALGALLTLPLLLPMLLSPLGADVMLPGLWQLALATPVQFVLGARFYRAGFKAALAGSGNMDLLVALGTSAAYGLSVYLLLVAGVAHGGHGALLHLYFEASATVITLVLLGKWLEQRAKRQTTEAIRALHALRPATARVRRHGVEAELPVRQVRVGDLVVLRPGERVPVDGVIVEGRSHLDESLLTGESRPVARGEGGPVTGGAINGEGALLLRTTAVGAETTLARIIRLVESAQAAKAPIQRTVDRVSAVFVPVVLGLALLTFGGWLLAGSGWEAALINAVAVLVIACPCALGLATPTAIMAGTGVAARHGILIKDAQALEVAHAVDTVAFDKTGTLTEGQPALVALCPAADLYEAELLRLTAALQQHSEHPLARAVLQRAQAQGLNAPAATDTQALPGRGLQAVVQGRLLQLGSSRLLAESGAAAGPLAAEAAQWQADGRTVSWLLAPATAEHPARVLGVLAFGDDLKPGAAAAVQRLRAMGIRTVMLTGDNAGSAQAVAAQLGIDEVRAEVLPADKAAAVQALRQAGRVVAMVGDGINDAPALAAADVGIAMATGTDVAMETAGITLMRGDPARVADAIDVSRRTYAKIRQNLFWAFAYNVVGIPLAALGWLNPVIAGAAMAFSSVSVVSNALLLRRWRAGA
- a CDS encoding heavy-metal-associated domain-containing protein is translated as MTLTFEVNDMSCGHCVRAITQAVQEADPGAQVQIDLPSHRVQVQPAKADAGVLKAAIEEAGYTAVEQGAV
- a CDS encoding MFS transporter, producing the protein MQAPNQAPPAGLPVWLSFLMAAACGLIVANLYYAQPLLGPIADSLGLSRAAAGLIVTATQCAYGAGLLLIVPLSDRVENRGLIVASLVVTAAALAVAAVAPSASLFLVACVVVGLGAVAAQVIVPFAAHLSPEAQRGRVVGNVMSGLLLGIMLARPAASLVADHFGWHAIFGLSAVATLAMALALWRLLPRRQPAAQASYGDLLRSMGRLWLDTPVLRLRGFYHACGFAAFSLFWTVVPLHLAAAPIGFSQTQIAWFALAGVAGAIAAPVTGRLADRGWARSATPIAMLLMAAAFLTGLVHTAAAGTQVAVLLLAAIVLDMGVAASLLLGQRAIFALGAQVRGRLNGLFIAMFFVGGALGSSLGAWMYSVGGWPGACLLGLAMPVLSLVVWLVHTSRTAPQPA
- a CDS encoding FMN-binding glutamate synthase family protein, with the protein product MAPAWISAVNRHAPVRYTALFTCAVAALLGSLAWVAAGSGGWVALLGWAGVLIGLHDLRQPQHSILRNYPVIGHLRFLLEFIRPEIRQYFIESDNEAAPFSRQQRSLVYQRAKGEPDNRPFGTQMDVKQVGYEWINHSIAPTQIDSHDFRVTIGAGRAQPYSASVFNISAMSFGALSANAVLALNGGARRGNFAHDTGEGSISRYHREHGGDLIWEIGSGYFGCRNDDGSFNEERFIANATDPQVKMIELKLSQGAKPGHGGVLPGPKVTVEIAAARGVPVGVSCISPARHGAFNTPVEMLRFIDRLRTLSGGKPTGFKLCIGHPWEWFAICKAMLATGITPDFIVVDGAEGGTGAAPLEFTDHVGAPLQEGLLLVHNTLVGLNLREHIKLGCAGKVISAFDIARMMALGADWCNSARGFMFALGCVQAQTCHTGLCPTGVTTQDPVRQKALVVPDKTERVYRFHHNTLEALKELVQAAGLKHPNHITAAHIVHRVSDHEVRLLINQLHFLRPGQLLAAAEGREDWPHAVYSLYWKLARADSFEPVTGEGPALERAANPPMPPTPAAQAGQAAQTA